A window of Periophthalmus magnuspinnatus isolate fPerMag1 chromosome 21, fPerMag1.2.pri, whole genome shotgun sequence genomic DNA:
AACTTAGCTGcttttgtcagtgaacaaaattatgACGATATTGCGTAACATAAAACCAACCAATTATACCCAATGAACAGGCATTAATGTATCTATTAATGTAATTATTTCAAGACCAATTTATCCATTCAAAAATATCCATTTAAAAGTTTttctaatgtgttttgtttaaaagatGCACATTCCGATGATGTCATAAACCTGTCATAATCACCATGACAACGGGTGATGACAAGCTGATCAAAGTAAGTTCCCGCGCTTCACTTTAGAAACCCTCAGTCTACACTTGTCTCTTGTGAGAGTAAGCTGCAAAACTGTGCTCCTCGTGTATTTTACTGATCAAATACCGAAATCACCCAAATCCTTCACGTTAAAACATCGTGTGCGACAATGTCCGAGTATGTATCCGTTTTATGTATAGTTTCTGTTTAAATAGTTTATCATAGGTTttataaaagttcaaattaGGATGTAGTATGCATAACAGTTAAACACATAACTATCTTGTATACATTCAAATAAGATGTGAATGTAAAAATAGCTGTAATAATGGTTAGATTTAGTTGTCATTTGTAGAGGAAAACAgaatgtatataaatgtttaaggtgCTCACCATTTATACCCAAAATTGGTAAAACCACAAATATGATCTTGTATAAAGTTGAGGAAAAGTTAAGGCTACACTAAGTTAAGGTTACACTAAGGCCTACAAGAACCACTGACATACTTACACAAGTTTATGCCTTAACCTAAATTGAACTGTAATGTGAAATAATATTTTGGCATATTTGACTAATGATCTTTCCATATCTTCTATCTTCTTACAGTCTGTTCGAGATCACCTCATTGGAGGACGTGCCTAAATGGTACGGGACCACTGGACCACTGAGTTTTGACTTCCCGTCCGAAGAAGACCTGAAAAGGACCAGGATGCTGATGGAGGACCTAAAATCCCTCGACATCTTCCAATCGCACCTGGAGGTCGAACATCGCGAAAGAGTGGTGCGAAATATGGAGTCGCTATACAAACAATGGCTGACTGAGACCTGCTTGGCgatgaatgttccagagtacgTCACGGAAAAGGTTGGCGGCCGAGTAGTCCCATTTGGATCCTACGCGTTGGGCATCAACACAAAGGGGGCGGACATTGACCTCCTCTGTGTGGGACCAGGCTTTGTCCAGAGATCCGATTTCTTTTCTTCCTTTGTGGAGAAACTGAAGACCCACAACGCAATCCAGATCATCCAAGTTATTGAGGATGCGTTTGTCCCAATTATAAAGCTCACTTATGATGGAATAGACATTGACGTGGTGTATGCTAAAATTAACCGAAAAAGCATTAGCGACAAACTGGATCTGATGGATATCGATCATCTGCAAGGAATGGACATCTGTTGTATGAGGAGTTTACAGGGCTACCGAGTTACACAGGAGATTGCTAGCTTGgtgccaaacatcttcactttcaGAATAGTGCTAGCCACCATAAAACACTGGGCAAAATCTCGGAACATCTATTCTAATAAGATGGGCTTTCTGGGTGGGGTTGCTTGGGGTATCTTAGTTGCCAGAGTATGCCAGCTGTACCCTTACGCGACCGCTGCAGTTTTGGTGGATAAGTTTTTTAAGATCTTCTCCATGTGGCAGTGGAATTTCCCCATCTTATTGAAGAACCCTGAGGAGCACAACTTGAAATTTCCGGTGTGGAATCCCACAGTGAACGTGAGTGATCGGTTTCACCACATGCCGATTATCACGCCATCTTACCCGCACCAAAACTCCGCCTTCAATGTGTCTTCTTCCTCACTGAAGATCATTGTGGAGGAGCTCAAACGTGGACACACTATAATGGAGGAGATGAGTGACAGCAAACCGACCTGGAAAAAACTCATTGAACCTGCGATATTTTTGCAGgattacaaacattttattgtgcTGCGTTCTAATGTGACTACGCAGACCCAGCATCAAGTATGGGCTGGTTTTGTTGAGTCTAAAATTCGACACCTCGTTGGAATCCTAGACAAGAATTCCGCTATCTCTGTGGCTTGCCCAAATCTAGAGTCCTTCTCTGGAAAAGATGGTTTGAACACAACATGGCTGGTTGGAGTGAAATTCAACTCTACAGTCAAGAATGTGAACTTAAGCCATGATGTAGCGAGCTTTATCCAAAATGTGTACACTCAAGCTGGTAAGTTATGGGCCGAAGGGATGGAACTATCAGCTGCTTACGCCAACCAAGAGACAGTAAAATTTGCACTGCCGGCTGAGGAGATCCATGAACCTGTGCAACCCTGCGTTAAAATATCGACAACTGAATTGTCTGCTGAAAGGAGGGAAGATACTTCGGATgaaagagagggtcagagcacCACCAAGCGTCCCCACACTCCGGAGTCCGATCCTGCGGCCAAGAGAGTCAAACAGGAGTCTTCTCCAGTTGGACAAACCACACGAGTCGTCACCAAAACCAAAAGGATTAAAAGGCCGAGGTTCAACAGGAGGACCTAAACATCTTCTGTATTCatcctttagtttagtagtttaccgttatgtctgtgtagaccctcagtcgtccaggtctgagccatagcaaacaacgaagttaaatctgtgtcatgatccgcactgtccgctcctggttttcctcctgtcctgctctttccctccctcacctgccagatctgggctgggctcctggctcctcctgcgtgcacctgcagcccatcagtgcaatcaacacacctgctgtgcataaaaggagctgggagaagagactcagcgcgggATCATTGTCGTGTCACTTCTTTCctgcctgcgttcctgtcgtccctgtgttcttgtcgtgctccggtcctggatgtctcctgcccgctctgtcctacgcccgtctggtctgcctgtcgtcctgtggttccttcatgtccccggtccctgtgtttcctgtgttcctgctcacctgctcacctgctcacctccggatcacccgctgtttgtacttgtcctattATTACagtaaatcctgtaaatattccccgagtctgcatcctttggtccgctacactcaccagTTACGACAGAATGATCCCGCCAACcatggaccaagcggactcgggGTTCATTGGACAAGACTACCAGCCCACCCTgcttacctgtttgtctccggtTCACGGGCCTGTTCCCCATTGGCCGTCCTGCACCAACCGGTCCACTCCCAACCTGTCCTCTcctcgcctggaccgttgtggctccgctggacaccgtttcccgtccagggacctcctcgtgtcttCTGAACCTTGCCTGGACCGtggtagctccgctggacaccgtttccaGTTTAGGGACCTCCTCGGGTCATCTGCCCCCTCGGTGGGACCCTCgcggctcctggctcctcctgcgcgcacctgcagcccatcagtgcaatcaacacgcctgctgtgcataaaaggagctgggagaagggACTCAgctcttcttcagttcagaactacagaagcggcttggatgagcagcgaaacgtcctcactcctacaagatttgtccagttgacagatttaatttcgttGTTTGCTAGTTTACCGTTActtaataaaaattaataattaaaagaaattataataaaaaaaataatttaaaaaaataaataataaaaataattccaGAAAAAGATCagtgttcttgtttttttttttttttttttacttttactttacttcttagTATTCTTAAaatttttcagttttcacctagaccagtggttcttaaccttgttggaggtactgaaccccaccagtttcatatgcacattcaccgaacccttctttattgaaaaataaaatataattttttttcaaattcaagacatatgtatgttttactggtgcacaaaatgaacctgcattaacatcactgtgttcaaagaataaaaccaatacaatgcatgaactcacaacaaattacatacatacctttttacaaagacatgatctTTTTTAATAccaccacactgaaatgatttaaatttttaaccttacgtattccaataatgaacttattgtatttatgctatttattatttttaacattttaacacacacccatcacctaatttccatcaggctagaataataatgaaaatttactgcaaatcagtataacttctgctgttgcctttgagagaccagttcagaaatgcattgCTTCACCTTgacaagtgccactctcatgtaattttcacagcaaagtctgttccttttcttcatttttatgtcgttttgttttgatgccgttcgaacggctcatttaagttgggtgGGTACTTCGATAAGCACATCAAAggctgcatttgttgaattgggacatggccagcgtgtggagacgctcgcagtccgcaaatcatatgagtcgggtgcgtgtcttgacctccgccgaacccctgagactgactcacccaaaccctagggttcgatcgaacccaggttaagaaccacagCCTTAAGGAGTATCTGTTATATCTGTTATATGTAAAGTCCATTGAAATACTCTGAGGTGTGAATATTCagctcaaattatgaaaaagaaatgaatgaaattaaGAAAGCAAACATGGCTTCAATATTTAAATGCTCAACACTACAAACCATAACAAATAGATTTTTATAAGTTAAACTGGCTCAATACTTCTGAATGCATTTTTGTTTGTGGAAAATAATGTTTTTCGAGTAGTAGTAAATTCTGTGTTTAGTGAAAGGCTGAGAAAAGCTTCCTTACATAACCTCATTGTTGCATCAGaaaagctaaataaataattaaacatgAAACTTATCCTGACATGACACGGGAGCAAAGCTAGCTGCCAAAAACACCTGTCCATCAACCCTACTACAAAGAGATCTCAGCTTCAAAATGGTTACCtttttgtagtaaaataaaGCAAGGTGAGCCATTTTTCAATTAGCAAATTTAATGAAACAATTAGTGTCCTTAGCATGATcacaaacagataaaaaatatGATCTCTTCAGAGGTTGGCCAAGGTTGTATTGGTGACGTCACCTGCCTTTGCTGTGgtgctgttttagttttagcttGAGTGTATTGCAGTGTGTCAGACACCGAGAGATGATAGCAAGTTTCCTTTTCCAGTATTGTGTTCATTTAATCTGGTGAAATGTGGTTGGGGTCAAAACCCTTGAAATGCCCCTGCCAACCAGTCTCCCACCATGTTTTTCATAGAATCACCCAGCATGCACTGTTAAAGCACAGTTTTAGTAGCTCATCATGACAACCAATGACATCCACACTGTTTGTACCACCACATTCCCCTCCGTCACAGCAGTCTGAGTGCATTGGAGCTTTTAGTATCTGCTTAACCTTTCCATTGGAGGGTGACTGGCGCACCGCTCAGATAAACAACCTAATTGAGTCGACAGACATTATATGGCAGCCTTCCAGTAGAAAACAATGATTCTTTATTATACTCAGTCACAATGCGACAGTAAACCAATCTTTCAAgacaacatttttaacattgGGGCAGCTAAGATGGAGTCATCAAGAGAATACAGGGTTACCAGGAGCAAGGTTGTCCCAAGGTACTTTAAAGTAggcttattatgcaaaattgacttttcaaagACTGTAATCATGctgtagttgtttcctcttctcatttaccccctcgaagttgtatttggagtgatacCGTAGTTTTATAACACagagtttttttaattaaatatatataaaatcttcCCCACTCTCCAATCCTTTTTCCACTCTCAGGTCCTCTACCAGAGACCTGGCAACTTGAAGCTTCTgtacagtatctttgctgtactgcacttttctggagtaAGATgtcactcctccagtttgggggttaCTTCCCTGAGTGCTCTGATCACCATGAGCACTACTGACACCGTCACATTTcaggccttctccagatcttctttgagcccctggtatttctctagtttctcatgttcctttttcctaaTATTGCCATCACTTGATACTGCAATGTTCACCACagcggctttgctctgttggtTATCCACCACCAAAATGTCCCATTGGTCTCCACTACTTTTAGAGGAGTTTCCCACCTTGGGATCTCCAGtccatactctgcacagatgtttctgtacactatgactCCACTTGGTTATGGcgctccatgtttgctttccctgcagcatcttacaccctgcagttatgtgctggattgtctcaggggcctctttgcacagcctgtTGTTTGGTGAGGTATATCGTTCTGGTGCTCAagacctgctcctgtgcagccagaaTGAGTGCCTCTGTCCTGCAGACCAAGCCATTGgaaggatttcttgatatcagccactccAGATATGTTCGTGGTACATCTCATGTAGGGGCTTGTACCCCCAGCACCTCTTTTTCGTCACTGCACTGTCATAGACAtatgttggggccttgtccttgatatACATATAGATCTTACATCCACACCCATTAGTCCTCGGCTATGTTCCTTGCTGCTCGCGTACAGTCTGAGGGTGCTGGTGTGTGGAACGCTCCATGCATGGCCAGGTGGTCAGGAGTGGCTGACTAACTCAACTGGTAAGTCACCTGACTTTCACGTAGAGAACTTGGGTTCAAATCCCCTTGGACGTAATGAGCAATTCTCCCCCTCTATCATTATCCATTTTGTATGCATGCAAGCGCTTCGTAAATCTGTCCCTTGGTGCATCAAATGGCAGTGAAAATACACACAGACTGCAATTACCACAGCATGTATATACTTAAAGATAACCTCagctttatacagtttaaaaagttCAGCcaattttctttgcttttttattgCTGCTATTCATAAAGCCATCAAAGACTAGAATGGAATGTGGAGTAATGGATGGAAGCAGTCGACCGGGCTCTCCAGCAGCACACCGTCAGCCCGCACCATATATGGTCAGTTCACATTGACACGTACAGTATTgtagttttctttcatttctttgaCCCCCACTGAGATACGAGGCGTCATGCCAGCAACCTCACATACCATAGAGCTGCTCTTTTAAAGAAATGCCATTTTCTGCCCAGCGAAAGTAGCAGCATGTGAGTGCAAGTCACATGGAGAGTGGAACAAAGGCTTACAATTCTATACATCTATTCAAAAGCCATTAGGTGAGTCATTTCAAGGGTATATTTGAGATGAATATTGAAAACAGAAACTTCTTCACAAGAGTAAGACGGACACTTTGAAACCATTATATTTCAGACAGGATGCATTTCACTCTTGAAATCGATTCTCCTGAATTTGGAAATGCAATACAACATTGAAAATCAAACCTTTCACCTCACAAAGGGTTGATTTCTCCAGGAAAGGTATCAGGATCAAATGCAGTAAGATTCTGGGTAATTTGCCCTTGTCAGATTTTGATTAATCTTGGACTACAATTTATacacaaactaaacaaacattGCAACTGTCTGCCATTATTGGTCGTCTTCAcaatagaaattattattaaaacacctTAGAGTCACATGTATCTATTTTGGATACCTTTAATTGTTCTATGACAAAATCAGAAACATGACATTCATGGCTGAAGAAACGtggactcaagaacaaacacaaTGGGTGAGATTTAAACCACTGATCTTTTGGTTGGAGGGCAAACACTTTACCCAAACTTTTTAAGCATGCAGTTGAGCCACAGTTGATCTGCTGATTGGGGTAGATTCTCTCAAAGGTATTTTCTCCAACAATCCCATTTTTCTATTCCCTTCTGTAAGAAAGATATTGACTTTCTTCAAAATTTCTCAAATAAATACACGaatcaacaaaaacaagctCGGTGAATGGCATAGTAGAAAAGTTAATTAACAATGGCAAACTGATTGTTTTTGATTATACTACAAAGCCTGAAGTTAACTGCATTTTACACCAGGCATCATTTGACAAAAGACAACAACAGCTTAATTAAAGATGCTAGCACAGTTTTCACAGATTGTCTACATTGTCAGAGTGCGTTGGATACACGTTATTCGCTGCGCTTTGTCCCCTAAAGATATTCAGAATCTACAGTAAAGTGGTGTGAAAATTGTTTAATGATTTGCTTTCATGTGCCAGTCGTTTAGTAGAACAGGCAACCACTGTAAAGAGAAAGAAGTCAGCCATGTTTATTCTAAAGTAGGGCTATGTTCACTGTTCATACCAGGTGGGAGGGGTTTCTTTCTGGATCTTGCATGTTCTCTATGTTCTAGTTCtctttattaaaatacaatatagcATTTCTTTTCAATATGTTTACAATATTCTTATAATAAAAAGATTTCCTCACCCTtagcttactcagagttgtattatGATTGATTGATGCATATTTGAGTGATCCTGTATTGTCCTTCATTTTGAGACTTGAGTGCTCTGAACATGTTGATTTTCACGTATCTCTTTCTCCACCCTCTGGTTTGTACTGACTTGTGAAAAATCATATGGCTAGTCATGCATCAGGCACCAAGCACGTAAACCAGGATGTGCACGGACATTTTGAGGTTCAGGTGCTTTACCAAGAAAAATTGGCACTTTTCCACATCTCTTAAAATTAACTTAGGGATAGGGATAGGGTTCCATGGTAATTAAAAGTGAGCAAATATGATTTTGCTTCTTTAGAGACTACTTTTTGATTACTATCTTCTTATTGGACTGGGACCAATAAGGGGATAACAAAAATGAGTGAGAAATGAACATGTGAGggggtcaaatgaagctccagtcaaatgaagctcattacAGGGGTGaatctggagctgagttccacatttggaatttcgaccgcgagtatcaaaACCAAAAAGCCAATTCAGTTcagagttcaaagttcaaagtatACTTTATTGTCAATTCACTATGCAACAGACATTGCACAGAGGACTGAAATTGCATTCCAACGGACTCCAAATGTGCAATTTAACtaaaactcacacacacacacacatacacacacacacacacacacacacacacccacacactcatGACATAAAGTGTACACAGGCATCAACAGTAAATAGACGTGAACAAACAGGCAAGCATATACAAGAAGGAAGCTTGAGGTAGATAATGTGCCATATAAAAGGTGCAAAAGTTATTAAGGTAGAATGAGATGTGCATATGTaaagtgcaaaaaataaaagtgcaattgaaaggctgttgaaggtcacgccctgttaaaccagcagtgtgggtgcttagcaaagctggcaatcaaacctgttgctaacgctagagtgAGCAACCTCGAGGAAacaaggcacctgatttgtctgttatcaatgttcatagcttgaatcatggacaaaactgtgaaataaaaacaccaggatcatgcagagtgagttaatatgaacattttttttttttttaaatgacaatgCTCACTACAGCAattacagagggaggggtgaaaaTTCTTCAATGTAAAGTCAATTTGAAagcagagtcaatggagccagaagcaagCCCGTGGCTAGCACGTTacctatgttcatttatatatacagtctatgactcAACCCAATGGCCAAAGTTCGACACCACTAAACGATTAGAAGTACAACTACAATTGCACTCCAACTTTACGAATCATCGAGTGCTCCATTACCTTTGTATACTTATAAACAAATCTAGTCCTCCAGTGGCTGTCAAGTATGCAAAGTCTTATCTCCCAAATACTGTGACAACTCACTGAAAACAATCTTCAAAAAAGCCTGTGGGATGATTGACAGTTGACCTCTGAGAATGGTGGCTGGCTCCGAAATGGAAGCACATCTCTTCATTTGGATGCAGCCCCTCGCACCTGCAGGGTCCCAGTATTGCcaccatccctctctcccttcagcTCTGTCAGTCTGGGCCAGCTAAATAACTGTGACTTTAAATGCTAGCAGGCTGACAGGGCTTGAAAAGGCGCTGTCTGGCCCCATGACACAGCTCTTCTTTTGATCCCCCCCGCCGTAAGGAGCAACACTtgtcaaaaaagacaaaaaaaaaatctttccagAATTTCTCCAGTGACACATCCACTCTATGTTCTCTCAATTTTTTGTTCCAGTTTTTGGATATTGTTTTCAGCATTTTGTACCGACAAAATATTCGAATaataagtgcaaaataaaaaataaaaataaaaaaaacattggcaaCATGGTGTGGTCGGCAAATCCCCAGACTACAAGATACAATATATGGCATATTAGCCTGAATGTAAGCGGGGTCAATGCTTCAAGCCTACAACAGCCATAATCTAGTTCTAAATAAATGAGGAACAAATAGTCGCAGTAAAAACATTAAGTAATATATTTTTGGGTGTCTGTTTCAGGGTATACAGACATGGCCCATACTTACAAATCACCAAGAGCCATTTTGTCTTGGTTTCTTGACCTCATCGACCTCGGGGCCCAGTTTACTGTGTACAAAGTAAACCTTCACATATTAAATCAGTGTCCCATTATGACATTGATAATCATGATTATTCATATCACAATGTAAGAGCTGAGAAATGATATGATCTCAATAACTTTACAAGCAAAATTAAGTACATTCACCCTTAATGGGCCTATTGgttagctctattgttctctttgtttgctttgggtctgagtaTGGAGCCATTAAggatgaaactgtaaacaatcgCTGGTAACAGTTTCagtgttagctcctcccttcatatAGACATAAAGTAGtatccagcagtaatctgaccagaactgaagaagcagcttggatgagcagtgaaacgtcttcacttcaaCTACACtcactacaactttttgtccagttgacagatttaacttttcctctggatcagacctggacgactgagtaCTGATTACGCAGAAATAATAACAGTTATCTTGCCTATCCCCTCTCAGTTACGTATTGGCAGCTTTATCAATTTTCTGTTTTGCATTCTGCTCAAGACTACCACCTGGAATTATGTACACACAGTGGGGGATCCATATTGTAAAGACAGCCAACTGTGAAGAGACGCTCCATTTGATGCCTTATGTAATCCACTGAAAGAGCAGAGACACGTGACAGAACCAAATCCATAAGCAATAGGACATAGTGGGAATGCATCTGCTTGTTTACGTGTCATTTCTATACATTAGTTAATTATTGGAAGTAGTTGAAGATAAGAAATGCATTAGAGGAACAGCTAGCTAGCGTATGGCATGTTACACTATGAATGTATCAACTTCACAAGGGAAGCTGGATAACACCACTATCTGTAACAAATGCTGCTTTTTTCTGACCCTTGACATCAAATGCATTAAAGCTACACTGGTAATATTGTAACACCttttaacataatattttaaggtgcattatgtaacttttctagcctcaatcttgtgtccatggagatcaaAAATTTCAGCAGTGTGGCATTACAGGCATGTACCTGATTATTAACGTCGCAGTCTCTCGTAGGTTATGCATTctcagcatcctaattattcactggaatgagtttataagagtaTCATAGTAAAGTTaacaaacattagcatgctaatggcaCACTacatgtttcacagtaaaacaattagatgcagacaccaGTCTCATTTTCACCCTAAtagctgcttaaacaatatctgtactggagcaaaaaataataatttagttattacatgaaaaaaattagATACAAGCCTTACAGAGTAccatctcctctccacagatctgacctgtaactcagccTGGTTCTGTCACTTTCTTCTCTTTATAGAGATACACGTTTAAGGCCTTTGCATGAAACAACTGATCTcatcgtgcacctttaatctgtgtgtttatacagtcacacacatgcacaagttGGCTGTGTGAAAGTTGAATAATTTATCTGAAGTGATGCTGTGCTCGCTCTGACTGAATCTCAGACCTTCCCACAAAAGCATACATAGTTATTATACTGTGAGTTTGTACTGTTACTTTGtcttttgatcattttaatggCATAATCTTTTGAAACGATTGCTTTTGTGCTCTAATGATTTAGATGATTTAGTTCTACTGTTAGCCTGTACTGTTACTttgtgttttgatcattttaatgacattatcttttgaaatgatttttttttttttttttttgctgtaatgaTTTGGTTGCTTGTTCTGGGCTGGATGgacaaactgaagaaaaaaatacattctttcAGAGCACAGAGTAGGTTACGCTTTAGCATAAATTTAAATGCAAACGAAGTGAGAGTGTGAGGCTGTAACAAAGAATGACATTTCATAAAAAGACATTGTCCAAAATCAATATACATTTTCTTCAATGCTATAAACCCATTTTGTTATAGTCATTTTGACAGGGCAGTTTGGCCTTCAAAATccttaaaaaataaagtgaatcAGTAAACTCAGTCCAATCATTGCTTTTACCCAATGCATTTAGGCAATACACTTACACCCACTGCAAGGTTTGTCTGGAAGAATTATATTTAAAGAAATAACAAATGAGAATAAATCCTGTTTACTAAATGGACACTGTAACTTTGtaggtggagggtctgaaacCTGGTTTTCTCAAACAGGTGACATCAAACCAAATATTTTAATGGGTCACAATTTAAATGGAAGATATGTCTGTTTATTCCACACTCGAGCCCATTCCAAGCAGTATTAttttcatgagacaagcagg
This region includes:
- the LOC117388877 gene encoding poly(A) polymerase type 3-like, producing MSDLFEITSLEDVPKWYGTTGPLSFDFPSEEDLKRTRMLMEDLKSLDIFQSHLEVEHRERVVRNMESLYKQWLTETCLAMNVPEYVTEKVGGRVVPFGSYALGINTKGADIDLLCVGPGFVQRSDFFSSFVEKLKTHNAIQIIQVIEDAFVPIIKLTYDGIDIDVVYAKINRKSISDKLDLMDIDHLQGMDICCMRSLQGYRVTQEIASLVPNIFTFRIVLATIKHWAKSRNIYSNKMGFLGGVAWGILVARVCQLYPYATAAVLVDKFFKIFSMWQWNFPILLKNPEEHNLKFPVWNPTVNVSDRFHHMPIITPSYPHQNSAFNVSSSSLKIIVEELKRGHTIMEEMSDSKPTWKKLIEPAIFLQDYKHFIVLRSNVTTQTQHQVWAGFVESKIRHLVGILDKNSAISVACPNLESFSGKDGLNTTWLVGVKFNSTVKNVNLSHDVASFIQNVYTQAGKLWAEGMELSAAYANQETVKFALPAEEIHEPVQPCVKISTTELSAERREDTSDEREGQSTTKRPHTPESDPAAKRVKQESSPVGQTTRVVTKTKRIKRPRFNRRT